From a single Excalfactoria chinensis isolate bCotChi1 unplaced genomic scaffold, bCotChi1.hap2 Scaffold_85, whole genome shotgun sequence genomic region:
- the LOC140265418 gene encoding olfactory receptor 14J1-like, whose translation MPNSSSISEFLLLPLADTRQLQLLHFWLLLGIYLAALLGNGLISTAVACDRRLHTPMYFFLLNLALLDLGCISTTLPKAMANALWDTRAISYTGCAAQIFFFLLFASAEFSLLTIMSYDRYVAICKPLHYGTLMDSRACATMAAAAWGAGLLYSLLHTASTFSLPLCQGNVVHQFFCEIPQILKLSCSESNLREVVLIIFSVGLVFGCFVFIVVSYVQIFMAVLRMPSEQGRHKAFSTCLPHLAVVSLFLITAFFAYLKPPSISSPLLDLTVALLYSVVPPTLNPIIYSMRNREIKHALRKVLQ comes from the coding sequence atgcccaacagcagctccatcagcgagttcctcctgctgccgttggcagacacgcggcagctgcagctcctgcacttctggctcttgctgggcatctacctggctgccctcctgggcaacggcctcatcagcacagccgtagcctgcgaccgccgcctgcacacccccatgtacttcttcctgctcaacctggccctcctcgacctgggctgcatctccaccactctccccaaagccatggccaacgccctctgggacaccagggccatttcctacacaggatgtgctgcacagatctttttctttctcttattcgcctcagcagagttttcccttctcaccatcatgtcctatgaccgctacgttgccatctgcaagcccctgcactacgggaccttgatggacagcagagcttgtgccaccatggcagcagctgcctggggcgctgggcttctctATTCCcttctgcacactgccagtacgttttcactgcctctctgccaaggcaatgttgtccaccagtttttctgtgaaatcccccagatcctcaagctctcctgctcagaatcaaatctcagggaagttgtgcttatcaTCTTTAGTGTCGGTTTAGTCTTtggatgctttgttttcatagttgtgtcctatgtgcagatcttcatggccgtgctgaggatgccttctgagcagggacggcacaaagccttctccacgtgcctccctcacctggcgGTGGTCTCCCTATTTctcatcactgccttttttgcctaccttaagcccccctccatttcctccccactcctggatctgacagtggcacttctgtactcagtggttcctccaacgctgaaccctattatctacagcatgaggaacagggagatcaagcacgctctcaggaaggtgttgcagtAA
- the LOC140265409 gene encoding olfactory receptor 14J1-like, with amino-acid sequence MPNSSSISEFLLLPLADTRQLQLLHFWLLLGIYLAALLGNGLISTAVACDRRLHTPMYFFLLNLALLDLGCISTTLPKAMANALWDTRAISYAGCATQLFFFVFFLSAEYYLLTIMSYDRYVAICKPLHYGTLMDSRACATMAAAAWGAGLLNSLLHTASTFSLPLCQGNVVNQFFCEVPQILKLSCSASYFREVVLVIFSASLIFGCFVFIVVSYVQIFLAVLRMPSEQGRHKAFSTCLPHLAVISLFVSTVFYAYLKPPSISSPSMDLMAALLYSVVPPTLNPLIYSMRNREIKHALRKVLQYSLFQLP; translated from the coding sequence atgcccaacagcagctccatcagcgagttcctcctgctgccgttggcagacacgcggcagctgcagctcctgcacttctggctcttgctgggcatctacctggctgccctcctgggcaacggcctcatcagcacagccgtagcctgcgaccgccgcctgcacacccccatgtacttcttcctcctcaacctggccctccttgacctgggctgcatctccaccactctccccaaagccatggccaacgccctctgggacaccagggccatctcctatgCAGGATGTGCtacacagctctttttctttgtcttctttctctcaGCAGAATATtaccttctcaccatcatgtcctatgaccgctacgttgccatctgcaagcccctgcactacgggaccttgatggacagcagagcttgtgccaccatggcagcagctgcctggggcgctgggcttctcaattccctgctgcacactgccagtacgttttcactgcctctctgccaaggcaatgttgtcaaccagtttttctgtgaagtcccccagatcctcaagctctcctgctcagcctcctacttcagggaagttgtgcttgtcatttttagtgccagtttaatctttgggtgctttgttttcatagttgtgtcctatgtgcagatcttccttgccgtgctgaggatgccctctgagcagggaaggcatAAAGCTTTTTCCACTTGtctccctcacctggctgtgatTTCCCTATTTGTCAGCACTGTCTTTtatgcctacctgaagcccccctccatctcatccccatccatggacctgatggcggcacttctgtactcggtggtgcctccaacactgaaccccctcatctacagcatgaggaacagggagatcaagcacgctctcagaaAGGTGTTGCAATACTCACTATTCCAGCTCCCATAa